A genomic window from Aquabacterium sp. OR-4 includes:
- the gp17 gene encoding tail completion protein gp17, translating to MSIETDFRALLAADAGVIALAGTAIAHNAIGQGVAPPYVVFTAQHDRLLGLDNTVLADQCVLTVQCWARKVAEAEALADAVVAAVATAPARHGACVTARASAYDEETGLDATVLTVEWWA from the coding sequence ATGAGCATCGAGACCGACTTTCGTGCGTTGCTGGCCGCTGATGCCGGCGTGATCGCCCTGGCCGGTACGGCCATCGCGCACAACGCCATTGGGCAGGGCGTGGCACCGCCTTACGTGGTGTTCACGGCACAGCACGACCGACTGCTGGGCCTGGACAACACCGTGCTGGCCGATCAGTGCGTGCTCACAGTGCAGTGCTGGGCCCGCAAAGTTGCCGAGGCTGAAGCGCTGGCCGATGCCGTGGTGGCCGCGGTAGCCACGGCACCTGCTCGCCACGGCGCCTGCGTGACCGCCCGCGCCAGCGCGTACGACGAAGAAACCGGCCTCGATGCCACGGTTCTCACCGTCGAGTGGTGGGCCTAG
- a CDS encoding tail fiber domain-containing protein: protein MTAELYGFAANLISHVGGEVSIGTSDVSTTPQGFAWVLNAGGSYSRTGHASGTGAGTAYAVWQYAGGVIGSITQSGTTGVLYNTTSDERLKTSITAAGEAGATLDAVQVRRFHWRADGALTRWGFVAQELVQVLPEAVHQPINPDEMMGVDYSKLVPLLVAEVQALRRRVAALEAGGA from the coding sequence ATGACTGCCGAGCTGTACGGCTTCGCGGCCAACTTGATCAGCCATGTCGGCGGCGAGGTGTCAATCGGCACATCGGATGTGTCCACCACGCCCCAGGGCTTTGCCTGGGTGCTCAACGCCGGGGGCAGCTACTCGCGCACCGGGCACGCCTCTGGCACCGGCGCCGGCACGGCTTACGCCGTGTGGCAGTACGCCGGTGGTGTGATTGGTTCGATCACGCAGAGCGGCACCACCGGGGTGCTGTACAACACCACGTCCGACGAACGGCTCAAGACCAGCATCACCGCCGCAGGCGAGGCTGGCGCCACGCTCGATGCCGTGCAGGTGCGGCGCTTCCACTGGCGGGCCGATGGCGCGCTGACGCGCTGGGGCTTTGTGGCCCAGGAGTTGGTGCAGGTGCTGCCCGAGGCTGTGCACCAGCCGATCAACCCGGATGAAATGATGGGCGTGGACTACAGCAAGCTGGTGCCGTTGCTGGTGGCAGAGGTGCAGGCGCTGCGCCGTCGCGTGGCCGCGCTGGAGGCGGGTGGCGCCTGA
- a CDS encoding HNH endonuclease: protein MARSDYHHLYKTARWQKLRKQQLQLHPLCCFHLKLGRTVAGGVVDHVRPHRGDLELFFSDGNLQTLCKPCHDAHKQAQEHNADGVLRGAGLDGKPLDGAHPWHRPITQGGAGQKSGGDACRTAPLPPFAEPRNG, encoded by the coding sequence ATGGCCCGCTCCGACTACCACCACCTCTACAAGACAGCCCGCTGGCAGAAACTGCGCAAGCAGCAGCTGCAGCTGCACCCGCTGTGCTGCTTCCACCTGAAGCTTGGGCGCACGGTGGCCGGTGGGGTCGTTGACCACGTGCGGCCGCATCGTGGTGACCTCGAGCTCTTCTTCAGCGACGGCAATCTGCAGACCCTGTGCAAGCCCTGCCACGATGCGCACAAGCAGGCGCAGGAGCACAACGCCGACGGAGTGCTGCGCGGCGCTGGCCTCGACGGCAAGCCGCTGGACGGCGCTCACCCCTGGCACCGCCCCATCACCCAAGGGGGGGCGGGTCAGAAGTCTGGAGGCGATGCCTGCCGGACCGCTCCCCTCCCTCCGTTTGCAGAACCGCGAAATGGATAG
- a CDS encoding phage major capsid protein, which yields MSFEQVTKALDALEARLQKMDEKATGEAATLGKVTTDTKSAIDNLGVQQRELADRLLSLEQKGLTPPANDGAGESIGQQFVKNAAFENFNRGAKSVSVELKNTVTNTVGNTQPELRPMVGGAFRQFTLERLLASVPTSSNAIEYVRENVFTNSAAEATEGNALPESAVTTTLVTESVATVGHFIKISRQLAADQAALARYIDLRMRYGVDLRVENQIFAGNGTAPNMSGLTKSGNFTAHGYTAASLTGAGLLNNRFDLIGKMLGDSQAGDYPADVICLNPTDWWTMRLAKDSQNRYLLGDPGQTIAPALFGVPVILSNAITADNVLTMNTTQAGTFYNREAMEVGMSEQDNDNFQKLLVTLRAFRRCMLAVERPAAVRYGDLTPA from the coding sequence ATGTCGTTTGAACAAGTCACCAAGGCGCTGGACGCCCTGGAGGCCCGTCTGCAGAAGATGGACGAGAAGGCCACCGGCGAAGCCGCCACCCTCGGCAAGGTCACGACCGACACCAAGTCGGCCATCGACAACCTGGGCGTGCAGCAGCGCGAGCTGGCCGACCGCCTGCTGTCGCTGGAGCAGAAGGGCCTGACCCCGCCCGCCAACGATGGCGCGGGCGAATCGATCGGCCAGCAGTTCGTGAAGAACGCCGCCTTCGAGAACTTCAACCGCGGCGCCAAGTCGGTCTCGGTCGAGCTGAAGAACACCGTCACCAACACCGTGGGCAACACCCAGCCCGAGTTGCGTCCGATGGTCGGCGGCGCTTTCCGCCAGTTCACGCTGGAACGCCTGCTCGCCAGCGTGCCCACGAGCTCGAACGCCATCGAGTACGTGCGCGAGAACGTGTTCACGAACAGCGCGGCGGAAGCGACCGAAGGCAACGCGCTGCCCGAGTCGGCCGTCACCACCACGCTGGTGACCGAGTCGGTGGCCACCGTCGGCCACTTCATCAAGATCAGCCGGCAGTTGGCCGCCGACCAAGCCGCGCTGGCCCGGTACATCGACCTGCGCATGCGCTACGGCGTCGACCTGCGCGTCGAAAACCAGATCTTCGCCGGCAATGGCACCGCGCCGAACATGAGCGGCCTGACCAAGTCGGGCAACTTCACCGCCCACGGCTACACCGCGGCCAGCCTGACCGGTGCCGGCCTGCTGAACAACCGCTTCGACCTGATCGGCAAGATGCTGGGCGACAGCCAGGCCGGCGACTACCCGGCGGACGTGATCTGTCTGAACCCCACGGACTGGTGGACGATGCGCCTGGCCAAGGACAGCCAGAACCGCTACCTGCTGGGCGACCCTGGCCAGACGATCGCGCCCGCGCTGTTCGGCGTGCCGGTGATCCTGTCGAACGCCATCACGGCCGACAACGTGCTGACGATGAACACCACCCAAGCCGGCACGTTCTACAACCGCGAGGCGATGGAAGTCGGCATGTCCGAACAGGACAACGACAACTTCCAGAAGCTGCTGGTCACGCTGCGCGCCTTCCGCCGCTGCATGCTGGCCGTGGAGCGCCCGGCGGCGGTGCGCTACGGCGACCTGACCCCGGCCTGA
- a CDS encoding phage head closure protein: protein MGKLVSAADLTEQITLQAPAAGIDSHGQGSTSWQVIATLWAKCEPLRGRDFFAAAAAGASVSVRFAIRYRPDVLSATRVLWRGVAYDVAGAPIDVDGRRHTLELMCESGVRDAR, encoded by the coding sequence ATGGGCAAGCTCGTATCCGCCGCAGACCTCACCGAGCAGATCACGCTGCAGGCACCAGCCGCCGGCATCGACAGCCACGGTCAGGGCTCCACCAGCTGGCAAGTCATCGCCACGCTGTGGGCCAAGTGCGAACCACTGCGCGGGCGTGACTTCTTCGCGGCTGCTGCGGCCGGCGCGTCGGTGTCGGTGCGCTTCGCAATCCGATACCGGCCGGATGTGCTCAGCGCCACTCGTGTGCTGTGGCGCGGCGTGGCATATGACGTGGCTGGCGCGCCGATCGATGTGGATGGCCGCCGGCACACGCTGGAGCTGATGTGCGAATCGGGCGTGAGGGACGCGAGATGA
- a CDS encoding DUF1643 domain-containing protein translates to MESSAVISPCSLYRYRLSRDIDPAVLEALGRGGSLQGKTVAFFGVNPSTADATLNDATVRKWMGFCARWGAPRFIVGNVFAFRATDVQVLAAVDDPFGPDIGDHTTDIINAADILVPCWGNTDKVPPSLRFAFDVLMDALVSSGKPVMTFGLTASDDPKHPLMLGYSTPLVPWAEAAAA, encoded by the coding sequence ATGGAAAGTTCCGCAGTCATCAGCCCGTGCAGCCTGTACCGCTATCGGCTGTCGCGCGACATCGACCCCGCCGTGCTGGAAGCGCTTGGCCGAGGCGGCTCGCTGCAGGGCAAGACCGTCGCATTCTTCGGCGTCAACCCATCCACCGCCGATGCCACGCTCAACGATGCGACCGTCCGAAAGTGGATGGGCTTCTGTGCCCGGTGGGGCGCGCCGCGATTCATCGTCGGCAACGTGTTCGCCTTCCGTGCCACCGATGTGCAGGTGCTGGCTGCGGTCGATGACCCATTCGGCCCCGACATCGGCGACCACACGACCGACATCATCAACGCGGCCGACATCCTGGTGCCCTGCTGGGGCAACACCGACAAGGTGCCGCCGAGCCTGCGCTTCGCGTTCGATGTGCTGATGGACGCACTGGTGTCGTCAGGCAAGCCGGTCATGACGTTCGGCTTGACCGCTTCGGATGATCCGAAGCACCCGTTGATGCTGGGCTACAGCACGCCGCTGGTGCCGTGGGCCGAGGCCGCCGCGGCCTGA
- a CDS encoding phage terminase small subunit P27 family: MHQLRGNPGKRARNDKEPEPDVLQDLAAPAHLPAATAAVWNQLAPQLKKAGVLTTIDTPALEMACDAIATFRLCMEKTAEGRLLQKNAETGSISLSPWAMVKSMAYKQALAVLREFGATPSARSRVTIDPQGELFGKEPAGTGTDGGHYDA, encoded by the coding sequence GTGCACCAGCTGCGGGGCAACCCCGGCAAGCGTGCACGCAACGACAAGGAACCCGAGCCCGACGTGCTGCAGGATCTGGCCGCGCCGGCTCACCTGCCTGCAGCCACAGCCGCCGTGTGGAACCAGCTCGCGCCGCAGCTGAAGAAGGCCGGCGTACTGACCACCATCGACACGCCCGCGCTCGAGATGGCCTGCGATGCCATCGCCACCTTCCGCCTGTGCATGGAGAAGACGGCCGAGGGCCGCCTGCTGCAGAAGAACGCCGAGACCGGCAGCATCAGCCTCAGCCCCTGGGCCATGGTGAAGTCCATGGCCTACAAGCAGGCCCTGGCCGTGCTGCGCGAGTTCGGTGCCACGCCTTCCGCCCGTTCCCGCGTCACCATCGACCCGCAGGGCGAGCTATTCGGAAAAGAGCCGGCCGGCACCGGCACCGACGGCGGGCACTACGACGCATGA
- a CDS encoding HK97-gp10 family putative phage morphogenesis protein, whose product MISAKVQGIPALKAALAGLVPKLRRQVLRNALAAGARIVRDDARRRAPVLQPTLKTPVRKPGTVRAAIVVRTSKAARRAGDVGVFVNVRPAKRGQRGAKSPHDPYYWRWLEFGTKKMAAIPFLQPASQRLSDALEKFKQVVGPQIDKMNRKGGTQ is encoded by the coding sequence ATGATCTCCGCCAAGGTGCAGGGCATTCCGGCGCTGAAGGCTGCACTGGCTGGCCTGGTGCCAAAGCTGCGCCGCCAGGTGCTGCGCAACGCACTGGCGGCCGGTGCGCGCATCGTGCGTGACGACGCTCGCCGACGTGCCCCGGTGCTGCAGCCCACGCTCAAGACACCGGTGCGCAAGCCGGGCACGGTACGCGCTGCCATCGTGGTGCGCACCAGCAAAGCGGCGCGTCGCGCAGGCGATGTCGGCGTTTTCGTCAACGTCAGGCCTGCCAAGCGCGGCCAACGCGGCGCCAAGAGCCCGCACGATCCGTACTACTGGCGCTGGCTCGAGTTTGGCACCAAGAAGATGGCGGCCATTCCGTTCCTGCAGCCAGCCAGTCAGCGGCTGAGCGACGCCCTGGAGAAGTTCAAGCAGGTGGTCGGTCCACAGATCGACAAGATGAACCGCAAGGGCGGCACGCAATGA
- a CDS encoding phage tail protein, whose protein sequence is MAQGDLIIGRGVRVEVGKTEGTAKTVTGMTLADPCVATSVAHALTAKSVGYFNNVGGMVNIEGQAVRLAAVTTDTFTLGDLDTTDYPAFTSGSFVPITAWATLAKSTSIAEGGGEADKLNTTTLLDNIRQERNGLLAAETLNIGLLAESLASEALQIIRRAARRSQLLVFRVTWNNGDVMVFRGEPSKPGRDVQQGQVGTGSISVTVKGFVTEGAA, encoded by the coding sequence ATGGCACAAGGCGATCTCATCATCGGGCGCGGTGTCCGCGTCGAAGTCGGCAAGACCGAAGGCACGGCCAAGACCGTGACCGGCATGACCCTGGCCGACCCGTGCGTGGCCACGTCCGTGGCCCACGCGCTCACGGCCAAAAGCGTGGGCTACTTCAACAACGTGGGGGGCATGGTCAACATCGAGGGCCAGGCTGTGCGCCTGGCGGCCGTCACCACCGACACGTTCACGCTGGGTGACCTTGACACCACCGACTACCCCGCATTCACCAGCGGCAGCTTCGTACCCATCACCGCCTGGGCTACGCTGGCCAAGAGCACCAGCATTGCCGAAGGTGGCGGCGAGGCCGACAAGCTGAATACCACCACCCTGCTCGACAACATCCGGCAGGAGCGAAACGGACTGCTGGCCGCCGAAACGCTCAACATCGGCCTGCTGGCTGAGAGCCTGGCCAGCGAGGCCCTGCAGATCATCCGGCGCGCAGCCCGCAGGAGCCAGCTGCTGGTGTTTCGCGTCACCTGGAACAACGGCGACGTGATGGTGTTCCGCGGCGAGCCCAGCAAGCCCGGCCGGGATGTGCAGCAGGGCCAGGTGGGTACCGGCAGCATCAGCGTCACCGTGAAGGGCTTTGTCACCGAGGGTGCCGCCTGA
- a CDS encoding terminase large subunit — translation MNEDRVTTYAQRVLAGEIIAGPHVRDACARHMRDLVEGEARDLAFDAGTAAKAIAFFEQELCLNGGEFEGKPFILDGWQAFIVGSIYGWMRFDEEHQAWLRRFRVVYVETGKGSGKSPLAAGVGMKGLVADRENRAEIYAAATKKDQAMVLFRDAVAMYQHSPGLQRRLTTSGRGEAVWNLAFRAQGSFFRPISADEGQSGPRPHVALLDEVHEHKTAQIVELMRAGTKSRRQALIFMITNSGAGKNTPCGIYHDYAADVAAGSRVDDAFFGFVCGLDKGDDPMVDESCWAKANPSLQFNSLPGLQYLREQVTEARGMPAKEAIVRRLNFCQWTAAINPWLSAAVWDPCQRAFTAAQFRGRRAYAGLDLSSTTDLTAFVLLIEPVEAGEPWAILPWCWLPEGGPDMDLRKRSERDRVDYAAWKQAGHLETTPGAAISKRAVLQRVALICAEFDVQSIAADRWRLEDFRQIADDEGITLPPLLDFGQGFKDMSPAIDEFETAILNQTVAHNGHPVLTWCAANAVTDSDPAGNRKLNKAKATGRIDLMVATVMAYASAAKTPETPPLDDFLSAPLIA, via the coding sequence ATGAACGAAGACCGCGTCACCACCTACGCCCAGCGCGTGCTGGCCGGCGAGATCATCGCCGGGCCGCATGTGCGCGACGCCTGCGCCCGCCACATGCGCGACCTGGTGGAAGGCGAGGCCCGCGACCTCGCCTTCGACGCCGGCACCGCGGCCAAGGCCATCGCCTTCTTCGAGCAAGAGCTCTGCCTGAACGGCGGCGAGTTCGAGGGCAAGCCTTTCATCCTCGATGGCTGGCAGGCCTTCATCGTCGGCAGCATCTACGGGTGGATGCGCTTCGACGAAGAGCACCAGGCGTGGCTGCGCCGCTTCCGCGTGGTGTACGTTGAGACCGGCAAGGGTTCCGGCAAGAGCCCGCTGGCCGCCGGCGTGGGCATGAAGGGCCTAGTGGCCGACCGCGAAAACCGCGCCGAGATCTACGCCGCGGCGACCAAAAAGGACCAGGCCATGGTCCTCTTCCGCGACGCGGTGGCGATGTACCAGCACAGCCCAGGCCTGCAACGCCGGCTCACCACCAGCGGCCGCGGCGAGGCGGTGTGGAACCTGGCGTTTCGCGCGCAAGGCAGCTTCTTCCGCCCCATCAGCGCCGACGAAGGCCAATCTGGCCCGCGGCCCCACGTGGCGCTACTGGACGAAGTGCACGAACACAAGACCGCCCAGATCGTCGAGCTGATGCGCGCCGGTACGAAAAGCCGTCGCCAGGCGCTGATCTTCATGATCACAAACAGCGGCGCCGGCAAGAACACGCCCTGCGGCATTTACCACGACTACGCCGCCGACGTGGCCGCCGGCAGCCGCGTGGATGACGCCTTCTTCGGCTTCGTGTGTGGCCTGGACAAAGGCGACGACCCGATGGTCGACGAATCGTGCTGGGCCAAGGCAAACCCGTCGCTGCAGTTCAACAGCCTGCCGGGCCTGCAATACCTGCGCGAGCAGGTGACCGAGGCGCGCGGCATGCCGGCCAAAGAAGCCATCGTGCGCCGGCTGAACTTCTGCCAGTGGACCGCCGCCATCAATCCGTGGTTGTCGGCCGCCGTGTGGGACCCGTGCCAACGCGCCTTCACCGCCGCCCAGTTCCGCGGCCGCCGCGCCTACGCCGGCCTGGACCTGTCGAGCACCACCGACCTGACTGCCTTCGTGCTGCTGATCGAGCCAGTCGAAGCCGGCGAGCCCTGGGCGATCTTGCCCTGGTGCTGGCTGCCAGAGGGTGGGCCCGACATGGACCTGCGCAAGCGGTCAGAACGCGACCGCGTCGACTACGCCGCGTGGAAGCAGGCTGGCCACCTGGAGACCACGCCCGGCGCCGCCATCAGCAAACGCGCCGTTCTGCAGCGCGTGGCGCTGATCTGCGCCGAGTTCGATGTGCAGAGCATCGCCGCAGACCGCTGGCGCCTCGAAGACTTCCGCCAGATCGCCGACGACGAAGGCATCACGCTGCCGCCGCTGCTGGACTTTGGCCAGGGCTTCAAGGACATGTCGCCGGCCATCGACGAGTTCGAGACCGCCATCCTGAACCAGACCGTGGCCCACAACGGTCACCCGGTGCTGACCTGGTGCGCCGCCAACGCGGTGACCGACTCTGACCCGGCCGGCAATCGCAAGCTGAACAAGGCGAAGGCCACCGGTCGCATCGACTTGATGGTGGCCACCGTGATGGCCTACGCCAGCGCGGCGAAGACACCCGAAACACCGCCGCTCGATGACTTCCTCTCAGCCCCGCTGATCGCCTGA
- a CDS encoding HK97 family phage prohead protease, with protein sequence MLLHKHLPLSDVKLKAEGPAGTFSGYSSVFGGVDSVGDTIVRGAFASTLRQNGMPKMFFNHDWRSIPVGKWTKAVEDEHGLYVEGEFTPGLVAADAVYAAMKHGTLGGLSVGGFVKQGDYDATEQGRVIRKWSRLVEISPVVFPADGAARVQEVKGADMLDALAEVATIRELEQLLRDAAGLSKGAASALVARVKALALQGEPAAVKADDEAAQVQQLAARLQRLALA encoded by the coding sequence ATGCTCCTGCACAAGCACCTACCGCTCAGTGACGTGAAACTGAAGGCCGAAGGGCCGGCCGGCACGTTCAGCGGCTATTCCAGCGTCTTCGGCGGCGTCGACTCAGTCGGCGACACCATCGTGCGTGGCGCGTTCGCCAGCACCCTGCGCCAGAACGGCATGCCGAAGATGTTCTTCAACCACGACTGGCGCAGCATCCCCGTGGGCAAGTGGACCAAGGCCGTCGAAGACGAGCATGGCCTCTACGTCGAGGGTGAGTTCACGCCCGGCCTGGTCGCCGCCGATGCCGTGTACGCCGCGATGAAACACGGCACGCTGGGCGGGCTGAGCGTCGGCGGCTTCGTGAAGCAGGGCGACTACGACGCCACCGAGCAGGGCCGCGTGATCCGCAAGTGGTCGCGCCTGGTCGAGATCTCGCCCGTGGTCTTCCCGGCCGACGGCGCCGCCCGTGTGCAAGAAGTGAAGGGCGCCGACATGCTCGACGCTCTGGCCGAAGTGGCCACCATCCGTGAACTGGAGCAACTGCTGCGGGATGCAGCCGGGCTCAGCAAAGGGGCCGCCTCCGCGCTGGTGGCCCGCGTCAAGGCGCTGGCGCTGCAGGGGGAGCCTGCCGCAGTCAAGGCCGACGACGAGGCGGCGCAGGTCCAGCAGCTGGCCGCACGGCTGCAGCGCCTGGCCCTCGCCTGA
- a CDS encoding head-tail connector protein — MYLLNPPTAEPVTTAEAALAARISSGDALEPMLPGLIAAARQVAEQETGRQLMEQTWRIELPDWPAADDLLHAHRATACAITYWTGSTWSQAMSASAFTFYPLSTGTGVAPAVGASWPTLGAVAGGPRVRIDLTAGADDAADVPECVKLFIKTLVAHWAYNPAAAAHNSLAEAPFLRALLDPVRLWS, encoded by the coding sequence ATGTACCTCCTGAACCCACCCACCGCCGAGCCCGTCACCACGGCCGAGGCCGCGCTCGCCGCGCGCATCAGCTCGGGCGACGCTCTGGAGCCGATGCTGCCCGGCCTGATCGCCGCCGCCCGCCAGGTGGCCGAGCAGGAGACCGGCCGGCAGCTGATGGAGCAGACCTGGCGCATCGAGCTGCCCGACTGGCCGGCCGCCGATGACCTGCTACACGCGCACCGCGCCACGGCCTGCGCCATCACGTACTGGACTGGCAGCACCTGGTCGCAGGCGATGTCCGCCAGCGCGTTTACCTTCTACCCGCTCAGTACCGGCACCGGTGTCGCGCCTGCTGTCGGCGCCAGCTGGCCCACGCTGGGCGCCGTGGCGGGAGGCCCGCGCGTCCGCATCGACTTGACGGCCGGGGCTGACGACGCAGCCGACGTACCCGAGTGCGTCAAGCTGTTCATCAAGACGCTGGTTGCTCACTGGGCCTACAACCCGGCCGCCGCCGCACACAACAGCCTGGCCGAGGCACCGTTCCTGCGCGCGCTGCTCGACCCGGTGCGGCTCTGGAGCTGA
- a CDS encoding phage portal protein yields the protein MSFLTRLISSWFGTGLAEHRGPQRGTPGLQLVDDARSLTDDQVLQLSTVWACAERRGRIVATLPLFAYQRQTNGDKTLARDSRLYQLLHDSPNSRMTPSEFWMAMMLNHDLRNAAYARIDRDVRTGEAVALWPMPTSQVTPVLLDDGAMVYEYRIGADVAVLAEENVLAIKGLGNGTTPLDKLAFMRATAAESANAMEAASKLFGAAGKPTGVLMVDSVLKADQRAAVKERFGEMATGSTARLYVLEANMKYQQLSLSPEDQQLLETRRFGVEEICRWFDVPPVLVHHANVTSWGSGIEQLTRGFYTFTILPMLVSIEQAVTKRVLTPAQRARLAVEFNADALLRGDTAARSAYYSQAVQNGWMDRDEVRQLENLPQRRSRGSQMLTAQSNLLPVDSLGLQTGGSNAPAQAPTAQ from the coding sequence ATGTCCTTCCTCACACGACTGATCAGCAGCTGGTTCGGCACCGGCCTGGCCGAACACCGCGGCCCGCAGCGCGGCACGCCCGGCCTGCAGCTGGTCGACGATGCCCGCAGCCTGACCGACGACCAGGTGCTGCAGCTGTCCACCGTGTGGGCTTGCGCCGAGCGCCGCGGCCGCATCGTGGCCACGCTGCCGCTGTTCGCCTATCAGCGCCAGACCAACGGCGACAAGACGCTAGCCCGTGACAGCCGCCTCTACCAGCTGCTGCACGACTCGCCCAACAGCCGCATGACCCCCAGCGAATTCTGGATGGCCATGATGCTGAACCACGATCTGCGCAACGCCGCGTATGCGCGCATCGACCGCGATGTCCGCACCGGCGAGGCGGTGGCCCTTTGGCCGATGCCCACCTCGCAGGTGACGCCGGTGCTGCTCGACGACGGCGCCATGGTCTACGAGTACCGCATCGGCGCCGACGTGGCCGTGCTGGCCGAAGAGAACGTGCTGGCCATCAAGGGCCTGGGCAACGGCACCACGCCGCTGGACAAGCTCGCCTTCATGCGTGCCACCGCGGCCGAGTCGGCGAACGCCATGGAAGCGGCCAGCAAGCTGTTCGGCGCGGCCGGCAAGCCCACAGGCGTGCTGATGGTTGACTCGGTGCTCAAGGCCGACCAGCGCGCCGCCGTGAAGGAACGCTTCGGCGAGATGGCGACCGGCAGCACCGCGCGCCTGTACGTGCTCGAAGCCAACATGAAGTACCAGCAGCTAAGCCTCAGCCCCGAGGACCAGCAGCTTCTGGAGACCCGCCGCTTCGGCGTGGAAGAGATCTGCCGCTGGTTCGATGTGCCGCCGGTGCTGGTGCACCACGCCAACGTCACCAGCTGGGGCAGCGGCATCGAGCAGCTGACCCGCGGCTTCTACACCTTCACCATCCTGCCCATGCTGGTCAGCATCGAGCAGGCCGTCACCAAGCGTGTGCTGACCCCTGCCCAGCGCGCCCGCCTGGCCGTCGAGTTCAACGCCGACGCCCTGCTGCGGGGCGACACCGCCGCGCGCTCAGCCTACTACTCCCAGGCCGTGCAGAACGGCTGGATGGATCGCGACGAGGTTCGCCAGCTGGAGAACCTACCGCAGCGCCGCAGCCGCGGCAGCCAGATGCTGACGGCGCAATCGAACCTTCTGCCCGTGGATTCCCTGGGCCTGCAAACCGGAGGCAGCAATGCTCCTGCACAAGCACCTACCGCTCAGTGA
- a CDS encoding DUF6950 family protein yields MSADPAHALADAGLARFFALIEARRAAPFVWGGHDCCLFAADAALALTGKDHAAAWRGRYHCAAGAARLLARLGGLSALASNAGPQIMPLAAGVGDVGLLHHGGRELLGVCVGDVWLSPAAGAGLAAQPLGAALAAWRVGNA; encoded by the coding sequence ATGAGCGCCGACCCCGCGCACGCTCTGGCTGATGCTGGCCTGGCGCGCTTCTTTGCGCTGATCGAGGCACGCCGCGCCGCGCCGTTCGTCTGGGGTGGGCACGACTGCTGCCTCTTCGCGGCCGATGCCGCGCTGGCGCTCACCGGCAAAGATCACGCTGCCGCCTGGCGGGGGCGCTACCACTGTGCTGCCGGCGCTGCGCGCCTGTTGGCCCGGTTGGGGGGGCTGAGTGCGCTGGCCAGCAATGCGGGGCCGCAGATCATGCCGCTTGCTGCCGGGGTGGGAGATGTGGGCTTGCTGCATCACGGCGGGCGGGAGCTGCTGGGCGTGTGCGTGGGTGATGTCTGGCTCAGCCCGGCCGCAGGGGCCGGCTTGGCTGCACAGCCGCTTGGTGCGGCGCTGGCTGCGTGGAGGGTGGGCAATGCCTGA